Proteins from a genomic interval of Haliaeetus albicilla chromosome 13, bHalAlb1.1, whole genome shotgun sequence:
- the NTPCR gene encoding cancer-related nucleoside-triphosphatase isoform X2, whose translation MSKHVFLTGPPGVGKTTLIQKVTQALKSSGISIDGFYTEEVREGGRRTGFDVVTLSGKRGPLSRVSSDSSTSRREYRVGQYVVDVVSFEQLVLPMLRNVNHGSDAEKKICVIDEIGKMELFSQPFIQAVRQTLTGSGTVVLGTIPIPKGKPLDLVEEIRSRKDVKVFNGFWLLVRIAPVVLH comes from the exons ggGTTGGAAAGACTACTTTGATCCAGAAAGTCACTCAAGCTCTAAAATCTTCAGGCATCTCCATTGATGGATTTTACACAGAGGAAGTTAGAGAAGGTGGCAGGAGAACAGGATTTGATGTTGTCACTTTGTCTGGAAAACGAGGACCTTTATCTAGAGTCAG TTCTGATTCTTCTACCTCAAGACGTGAATATCGGGTCGGACAGTATGTTGTAGACGTTGTTTCATTCGAGCAGTTGGTTCTACCTATGCTGAGAAAT GTAAACCATGGCAgtgatgcagagaaaaaaatctgtgtcaTAGATGAGATCGGTAAAATGGAACTCTTCAGCCAGCCTTTTATTCAAGCTGTTCGTCAAACACTGACTGGCTCGGGGACCGTGGTGCTTGGAACTATTCCAATACCTAAGGGGAAGCCACTGGATCTTGTTGAAGAAATAAGAAGTAGGAAAGATGTTAAAGTGTTCAAT GGGTTCTGGCTTTTGGTCAGAATAGCTCCAGTGGTTCTGCACTGA
- the NTPCR gene encoding cancer-related nucleoside-triphosphatase isoform X1, translating to MSKHVFLTGPPGVGKTTLIQKVTQALKSSGISIDGFYTEEVREGGRRTGFDVVTLSGKRGPLSRVSSDSSTSRREYRVGQYVVDVVSFEQLVLPMLRNVNHGSDAEKKICVIDEIGKMELFSQPFIQAVRQTLTGSGTVVLGTIPIPKGKPLDLVEEIRSRKDVKVFNVSKENRNSILQDILAAVESCRK from the exons ggGTTGGAAAGACTACTTTGATCCAGAAAGTCACTCAAGCTCTAAAATCTTCAGGCATCTCCATTGATGGATTTTACACAGAGGAAGTTAGAGAAGGTGGCAGGAGAACAGGATTTGATGTTGTCACTTTGTCTGGAAAACGAGGACCTTTATCTAGAGTCAG TTCTGATTCTTCTACCTCAAGACGTGAATATCGGGTCGGACAGTATGTTGTAGACGTTGTTTCATTCGAGCAGTTGGTTCTACCTATGCTGAGAAAT GTAAACCATGGCAgtgatgcagagaaaaaaatctgtgtcaTAGATGAGATCGGTAAAATGGAACTCTTCAGCCAGCCTTTTATTCAAGCTGTTCGTCAAACACTGACTGGCTCGGGGACCGTGGTGCTTGGAACTATTCCAATACCTAAGGGGAAGCCACTGGATCTTGTTGAAGAAATAAGAAGTAGGAAAGATGTTAAAGTGTTCAAT gttagtaaggaaaacagaaacagcattttgcaAGACATCTTGGCAGCTGTAGAATCCTGCAGAAAATGA
- the NTPCR gene encoding cancer-related nucleoside-triphosphatase isoform X3, whose translation MSKHVFLTGPPGVGKTTLIQKVTQALKSSGISIDGFYTEEVREGGRRTGFDVVTLSGKRGPLSRVSSDSSTSRREYRVGQYVVDVVSFEQLVLPMLRNVNHGSDAEKKICVIDEIGKMELFSQPFIQAVRQTLTGSGTVVLGTIPIPKGKPLDLVEEIRSRKDVKVFNTGFQKYYH comes from the exons ggGTTGGAAAGACTACTTTGATCCAGAAAGTCACTCAAGCTCTAAAATCTTCAGGCATCTCCATTGATGGATTTTACACAGAGGAAGTTAGAGAAGGTGGCAGGAGAACAGGATTTGATGTTGTCACTTTGTCTGGAAAACGAGGACCTTTATCTAGAGTCAG TTCTGATTCTTCTACCTCAAGACGTGAATATCGGGTCGGACAGTATGTTGTAGACGTTGTTTCATTCGAGCAGTTGGTTCTACCTATGCTGAGAAAT GTAAACCATGGCAgtgatgcagagaaaaaaatctgtgtcaTAGATGAGATCGGTAAAATGGAACTCTTCAGCCAGCCTTTTATTCAAGCTGTTCGTCAAACACTGACTGGCTCGGGGACCGTGGTGCTTGGAACTATTCCAATACCTAAGGGGAAGCCACTGGATCTTGTTGAAGAAATAAGAAGTAGGAAAGATGTTAAAGTGTTCAAT actggcTTCCAGAAGTATTACCACTAA